Within Dictyostelium discoideum AX4 chromosome 4 chromosome, whole genome shotgun sequence, the genomic segment AAAGTTATTGAAAGAACACCAGGTGTTGCCGCACCAAATAAAAGAGCAACACCACCAAAAGTACCAAAAAGACGTCCAGATAAAATTAGATCAATCAAATATGAACAATACTCTGGTATTCCAAGAATTGCAGCAAAAGGTTTTTTCAGAATTACAACTAAAGGTTTcgattattacttttttgaTGTAAGATCAAGTGAAAATTTCGCAAAGGAATCAATCGTTGGTGCTGTCAATCATCCAGTTGAAAACATTGAAGAATCAATGAAAGAATTACGTGATAAATCTTCTTTAATCATGGTTATGGGTGAAAAGGAAAGAGGTTGGCCACAAGCTTGTGAAGCTGCTCTCAAACTTCAAAATAATGGTTTCAAAAATGTTATTGTAATTGAAGCTGGTATTCAAGAATTAGTTGAAAAAGGTTTCTTTTATACTTctgaaaaagattttatttaaatatttaatataataataataataatagtagtaatttatataatgaacataaaaaaaaaaaataacaacaacaacaaataacaGTAACATTAAACTACAATAACATAATAATGGTAGTATAGATTGATATgaaatataaacaaaaaaaaagaaaaaaaaaaaaaagaaagaacgAAAGAAAACATAATATggaattgattaaaaaaaaaaagattaaaaaaaaaaaataataaaaacaaaaatataaaaaaaaaaaaaagtatatatttatttatttatttatttatttatttatttatttatttatttatttatttatttatttatttatttatttatttatttatttatttatttatttacatcatttttttattcagtATTACTATAATTTGAGATTGCACTGAATAAACTTTCAGCATTTGGAAAAGGTGAAACTATATCAACTTTAATATTATGtgtttttaaacaattttctGTGGTTTTACCAATTGCTGCAactttgattttattattattattattattattattattattattattattattattattattattattattattattatcattattattattattattattattaaaaattgatgttCTTGGTAGTGATAATGCTGATAATTGATTATCAATTGTTTCCAATACAAAATCTACACCTGATGGACTAAAGAAAACTAACCAATAtatttccattttatttgattgtaaaacccttttaattaaatttaaaatatcattaataCTATCATCTGAAGTTTGTGATTGATATGTTACTAATTcctttaattgaatattattattttttaaatataatggtAATTCTTCCCTTCTTTGATTACcacaaaaatataaaagtgctttattattatcattattattattctctttatattcattattataatctaAAGTGATCCTTTTTGCTAAATCTGTTGCATTTGATTCTACAACTATTACATTTTGAGATATCCATTTACCAAATacctttttaaataaattacaacTAGTTTCTCCAATTAAGTATAtatgtttaaattttaaaatattattgaaaaaaatttgtgtttctctattattattattattattattattattattattattattattattattattattattattattattattattattattattattattattattattattattattattattattattattattattattattattattattattattatcattattattattattgatgatgttttctttttcaaaagaGGATAAAAAAGTATCTATTGACTTTATAGAATTACTACTTGTTAATATAATAccaaaatattcaatatcACTATTACCATTGGGATCATATAAAAGTTTTAGATTATCATATTGATAATCAATTACTAAAACTTTTATGAATTCTGTGTtgtatttatcatttttaaaattctaaaaaaaaaaaaaaaaaaaaaaaaattagatattaATAGATtagataatattttttaaaatgaagaATAATGAATACCTACTTGGTAATAAGgatcatcaatttcattgtcgttatttatttttggtgatttaaaaaacactatatttttaatcattgaTTTTACTTGGGGTGGGGTTTCAGTATCATATccgaaataataaaacttttttattttttttttttttttttttcagaataaaaaaaaaataaaaatttaaaaaataaaaaaaaaacaattcttaataaaaataatatctaaATCTGAATAGTatccttaaaaaaaaaaaaaaacaattctaaaaataaaataaaacctagattttaatttctcactttttttttgtatttttacaTTGATATATGATTATATTgatatattatcattaatcattttttttttattttgtatttttattgaaattactACTATATATGAtatgatatttaaaaatctttttaaattttttttttttttttttttttttttttaatattaatttacatATAAACTAACTCTCTTTTGATATTTTGTTGCTTCAaattcatcttttttataaGTTTTAAGATAATTTGAATATCTTGTACACCATTCAGGTGATGGTGGGTCAATATCTGCTGCATCTTTTAAGTAAATGCCACCCTTTTCAACATCTTTTTTAACCTCCAATAAGAATAAACCATAACGACCTAATGACTCTGAACTACGAGCACCACTAGTAACAAttcttttatataatttctCTGCTTTATCTATTTCTCCTGATTTTTGAATGAAAATTGCATAacttaataataaactaCTATCatctatatatattaaaaatatattgtttaaattgataaaattagtatttatctttaataattataaaaaataataataataataataataataataataatatgaaaaaCAAACCTTCGTCTAATGCAATCTTTGGAGCAGCATGTTTATAAGCTTCACCATAAACTTCTTTTGCTTTCTTTGGATTATTTGTTCTTTCTAAAAATTCACCATATGCTTGCCAAGCTCTAGAGTTATCAGTATCAACCTCTACAGCTTTCCTTAATGATTCTTCTgcttctttatttttacccTCCATTGACAATAATACACCATATTGTGCCAATAGATCTGAATCTTGAGGTTGTTCTTGTAAACCCTCTATAATATCATTCTTTAAACTTAAATctgtaatttcaaataatgaagtaggattattttgttgtgatGCTGATGCTGCTCCTTTTCTAATTGtattgttttttcttttatttggtggttgttgtcTTTGTGGTTGTTTACCATTTACGTCATTGGTTGGTCTATTTTCTAATCTTTGAGATTTTGGTACATCTTCACcattatatttttcttttgaaccacaacaacccattattattatttattattattttttattaatgaattatatgttaattatttataaatataaatgtatgtatctattatttatttattatttatttattattattgcgtTTTTaagttattttattttttttttttttttttttaattggtttttttataaaaaaattttattataaagagaaaaaaaaaattatttaaaaaattaaaaaaaaaaaaaaaaaaattttgaaaaattataaattgataatatatgtataaataatatttataacaTTCGGTGccggggaaaaaaaaaaattaaattaaaaaaaattaaattaaaaaaaaaaaaaaattaaaattaaaaaaaaaaaaaaaaaaaaaaaaaaaaaatttgagaTCGAATTTTTTGTTGAGATTCCAAGATTAAAggcaataattaaaaaaaaaaaagaaattaaataaaaaaaaaaataaaaaaaagaaattatttgttCATATGAACaaacaatcttttttttttttcaactaaATATCTAaccgattttttttttttttttttataaatttttaattattttgttgtcaTTGTTGGTTaactatctttttttttcccaccTAATTTTTTTGGGGGAGTTTGAAAAAggtttggaaaaaaaaaaaaattttttaaaggtttgaaaagaaaaaacacaatcagttaaaaaaaaataataataaaaataaaaaaaaaaaaataaaataaaataaaacaaaacaaagaCAAATCgcaattttataataaccaaatcaaaaaaatgtttataaaaaaaaaaaaaaaaaaaaaaaaaaaaaaaaaaaaaaaacttattttttttatttttatttttttattttttttttttttcttttttttaatttcgaTGTTTGCATGTTATCTGATTGGTAGTCTGAttgttttgaattattattaattttcatttaaatttattttttttttttttttttagtttttttagttttttttttagtttttagttttttttattttttttttttttttagtattaaCTTCAActgatataataaaataacaacatatataaaattacaattccAACCATCAACACCACAACATCATTGCaacatatttttttcttttaatattaattacaacgctgttttatttttattataattaaatttgagagggaaaaaaaaaaagaaaaaaaaaaataaaagaaaaataaaaaaataaaatttaaaaaaaagggttaTATAATTCATATCGAATcgtatattttttaattgtaaatagaaagaaagaaaaaaaaaaaaaaaaaagagtaaaaattgaattttcttcAAACCTCACTCACAATC encodes:
- the hemD gene encoding hypothetical protein, whose translation is MIKNIVFFKSPKINNDNEIDDPYYQNFKNDKYNTEFIKVLVIDYQYDNLKLLYDPNGNSDIEYFGIILTSSNSIKSIDTFLSSFEKENIINNNNNDNNNNNNNNNNNNNNNNNNNNNNNNNNNNNNNNNNNNNNNNNNNNNNNNNRETQIFFNNILKFKHIYLIGETSCNLFKKVFGKWISQNVIVVESNATDLAKRITLDYNNEYKENNNNDNNKALLYFCGNQRREELPLYLKNNNIQLKELVTYQSQTSDDSINDILNLIKRVLQSNKMEIYWLVFFSPSGVDFVLETIDNQLSALSLPRTSIFNNNNNNNNDNNNNNNNNNNNNNNNNNNNNNNKIKVAAIGKTTENCLKTHNIKVDIVSPFPNAESLFSAISNYSNTE
- a CDS encoding TPR repeat-containing protein, with product MGCCGSKEKYNGEDVPKSQRLENRPTNDVNGKQPQRQQPPNKRKNNTIRKGAASASQQNNPTSLFEITDLSLKNDIIEGLQEQPQDSDLLAQYGVLLSMEGKNKEAEESLRKAVEVDTDNSRAWQAYGEFLERTNNPKKAKEVYGEAYKHAAPKIALDEDDSSLLLSYAIFIQKSGEIDKAEKLYKRIVTSGARSSESLGRYGLFLLEVKKDVEKGGIYLKDAADIDPPSPEWCTRYSNYLKTYKKDEFEATKYQKRVSLYVN